A single uncultured Fibrobacter sp. DNA region contains:
- a CDS encoding DUF4423 domain-containing protein yields MLNINEISDYRDLLKNYYTQRKLDMPLYSYKMMGQKLGLDTSQIFRVLNKELHLPNHSIPLAKDLLDLKGRSGEIFEILVAAAKAKSQSKKEKLYKMALSLQDVDLRKFSASEYLFLSKWWIPVVRALIEMNGGHAEVSRLVKQITPTVSEDQVREAITVLKDLKLITPLASERYAATTANFTSAGSATKTAAIRSYQNQLLTLAQNALIAVEPAKRNISSLLVGVDDECFDDLNEMTLEFRRQVQKRVAEVKDVNRAMQFVFAFYPVAEVAKESKGTQTKKVGAKR; encoded by the coding sequence ATGCTGAATATCAACGAAATTAGCGACTACAGGGATCTGCTCAAGAATTACTATACCCAGCGCAAGCTGGATATGCCGCTGTATTCCTATAAGATGATGGGGCAGAAGCTGGGGCTCGATACGAGTCAGATTTTCCGCGTGCTGAACAAGGAACTTCACCTGCCGAACCATAGTATTCCCCTGGCGAAGGACCTGCTGGACCTGAAGGGGCGTAGCGGCGAAATTTTTGAAATCTTGGTGGCGGCGGCAAAGGCGAAGTCGCAGTCGAAAAAGGAAAAGCTCTATAAGATGGCGCTTTCGCTGCAGGACGTGGACTTGCGCAAGTTTAGCGCGAGCGAGTACCTGTTTTTGAGCAAGTGGTGGATTCCGGTGGTGCGTGCGCTGATCGAGATGAACGGGGGCCATGCCGAGGTTTCTCGCCTGGTCAAGCAGATTACGCCTACTGTCTCGGAAGACCAGGTGCGCGAAGCCATCACGGTGCTTAAGGACTTGAAGCTGATTACGCCGCTTGCTTCGGAGCGTTATGCCGCGACAACGGCGAACTTTACATCGGCGGGGTCGGCTACAAAGACTGCGGCCATACGCAGTTATCAGAATCAGCTTTTGACGCTTGCGCAGAATGCGCTGATTGCGGTGGAGCCTGCGAAGCGGAATATCTCTTCGCTGCTGGTGGGTGTAGACGATGAATGTTTTGATGACCTGAACGAGATGACTTTGGAATTTAGACGACAGGTGCAAAAGAGAGTGGCCGAGGTGAAGGACGTGAATCGCGCGATGCAGTTTGTGTTCGCCTTTTACCCGGTCGCCGAAGTGGCTAAGGAATCTAAGGGTACGCAGACTAAAAAAGTGGGGGCGAAACGATGA
- a CDS encoding SbcC/MukB-like Walker B domain-containing protein: MKIKKLEFSNINSLAGEWTIDFESPAFANKGMFCISGATGSGKTSILDAICLGLYGATPRLDAIKGTSNELMTYGTMSCYSKVTFECGGVVYTAHWSQHRAPRTGRLQNYNWVLRNETAGTQVYTSSNQSEFKNVIAGVIGLDFDQFTKSMMLAQGEFNKFLKCKESERAAILEKLTGDSIYRKIAVAVHELYEAADDAVTNIENKMEGVHLLSEEELAELNAKIEAAQTLRKELNASLERWGKICSWYESSRDIEKLLNEAKNSLALAEHRRDEFEPKRERLSRALLAHDIETLFTEFDSIRKTLAEMESKLGENEKNLPDVLSKLEKATEDSRQKQQALEKLKTEYSENEALWEKVSALDGDIRNAHQKVDETKKSVTGIQNEVKGFKAAIDASEAKIAEFSRLLKEAEDYIAAHQKEESIDAELSLLKSQVSDWKSKNGNKATLSQKVGTAKDELQEFDAAQLEQNKNLQAVQGYLAAHQADADLVNVLPEMNGCISDAERHHGELTRLQQEIGEKQKSIETTAKTLGEIRENLSTLQKEKETIIQKDIPVVVEELRRNLKPGEACPVCGSLEHRSCEKNVEVANGANSLNDFAAKLRKINAEMEKVQRNLDNLEGERRHDEEIVRENTLKAEDEAKAEAQSLETLNAKLEPWKKSVTLETARTVLQELLKSKDAYQQNKTQAETLQNEVNQAAVRRATLESAVNTAQAEAEKATAEVDELSRKIEKALSTWFSNVRMEDVDALLLQLEGKRADWKKAKDSQAENAKNLDVENSTKSQNQKSLDQATQKLNEAENLQKTQQDEWNRLIAERAKLFGEKSVEEERKKAREQRNSAEKLAETARGEEQKRREEKNALDVSIADLNDRIAKAKPEMSQKQDAFTEGLASKGFASENEFAAARIPEAERKSLQDEQKKVESDLTAAETAVKSYGDQQKALQDKRDFEESEEVAKQKSETSKARLEECNQNLGTWTQQKKTDEKDRERFKTLQAERDQLKEKRTDWEQMQHWFNGNRLDTGNGDVFVKFIQTITLRNLLKIANGYLHDMFPRYEMIAERDTLNIQLIDHDNSDAVRPIDNISGGEGFLVSLSLALGISTLASRNVRIDSMFLDEGFGTLDSKMLQETVLVLQKMQQERGKLLGVITHLDVVKGELGARIDVTPRGGRSVLSGAGVS, translated from the coding sequence ATGAAAATCAAGAAACTCGAATTCAGCAATATCAATTCACTTGCCGGCGAATGGACTATCGACTTTGAAAGCCCGGCATTTGCGAACAAGGGCATGTTCTGCATTTCTGGTGCGACAGGTTCCGGGAAGACATCCATTCTCGATGCCATTTGCCTTGGACTTTACGGTGCGACGCCCCGACTGGACGCCATCAAGGGAACGTCCAATGAATTGATGACGTACGGGACGATGAGTTGCTACTCCAAGGTGACTTTCGAATGTGGTGGCGTGGTGTATACCGCTCACTGGTCACAGCACCGTGCCCCGAGAACGGGAAGGCTCCAGAACTACAACTGGGTGCTCAGAAACGAGACCGCGGGTACGCAGGTGTACACTTCTTCGAATCAGTCCGAATTCAAGAACGTGATTGCGGGGGTGATTGGCCTTGATTTCGATCAGTTTACCAAGTCGATGATGCTTGCCCAGGGCGAATTCAACAAGTTCCTGAAGTGTAAGGAAAGCGAGCGTGCAGCGATCCTCGAAAAGCTTACCGGCGACAGTATCTACCGCAAGATTGCCGTGGCCGTTCATGAACTGTACGAGGCTGCTGACGATGCGGTCACGAATATCGAAAACAAGATGGAAGGCGTTCATCTGCTGAGCGAAGAGGAACTTGCGGAGCTGAATGCGAAAATTGAAGCCGCCCAGACGTTGCGAAAAGAATTGAACGCCTCGTTGGAACGCTGGGGTAAGATTTGCTCGTGGTATGAATCTTCGCGTGACATCGAAAAGCTCTTGAACGAAGCGAAAAATTCGCTTGCTCTGGCTGAACACCGAAGGGATGAATTTGAACCGAAGCGTGAACGGCTTTCGCGTGCACTCTTGGCACACGACATTGAAACGCTGTTTACCGAATTTGATTCTATCCGCAAGACCCTTGCCGAAATGGAAAGCAAACTCGGGGAAAATGAAAAGAACCTTCCGGATGTCCTGTCGAAGCTAGAAAAGGCGACAGAGGATAGCCGTCAAAAACAGCAGGCTCTCGAAAAGCTCAAGACGGAATATTCCGAAAATGAAGCGCTGTGGGAGAAAGTGTCTGCCCTTGACGGCGATATCCGAAACGCACACCAGAAGGTGGACGAAACGAAAAAGAGCGTGACGGGAATCCAAAATGAGGTGAAGGGCTTTAAGGCTGCTATCGACGCTTCGGAAGCGAAAATCGCGGAATTTAGTCGCCTGCTGAAAGAGGCCGAAGACTATATCGCGGCCCACCAGAAGGAAGAATCCATTGATGCCGAGCTTTCGCTCCTGAAATCGCAGGTATCCGACTGGAAGTCGAAAAATGGAAACAAAGCCACGCTGAGTCAGAAAGTGGGCACGGCAAAGGACGAACTGCAAGAATTTGATGCGGCGCAGCTCGAACAGAACAAGAACCTGCAGGCTGTGCAGGGGTATCTGGCCGCACACCAAGCCGATGCGGACTTGGTGAATGTCTTGCCCGAAATGAATGGCTGTATTTCCGATGCGGAGCGCCATCACGGTGAACTTACGCGGTTGCAGCAAGAAATTGGTGAAAAACAGAAGAGTATCGAAACGACCGCGAAAACTCTCGGCGAAATTCGTGAGAACCTCTCGACCTTGCAAAAGGAAAAGGAGACTATTATCCAGAAGGATATTCCGGTCGTTGTCGAGGAGTTGCGCCGTAACCTGAAACCGGGCGAAGCATGCCCTGTCTGCGGCTCGTTGGAACATCGTTCCTGCGAAAAAAATGTCGAGGTGGCAAACGGTGCGAATAGCCTGAACGATTTTGCGGCCAAGTTGCGTAAGATCAATGCCGAAATGGAAAAAGTCCAGCGGAATTTGGATAATCTTGAGGGCGAACGTCGTCATGACGAAGAAATCGTTCGTGAAAATACGCTGAAGGCCGAAGATGAGGCTAAGGCAGAGGCTCAATCGCTTGAGACTCTGAATGCGAAACTGGAACCCTGGAAAAAGTCGGTGACTCTTGAGACGGCCCGTACCGTTTTGCAGGAATTGCTGAAATCGAAGGATGCTTATCAGCAGAACAAGACCCAGGCGGAAACCTTGCAGAACGAAGTCAACCAGGCGGCGGTTCGTCGTGCGACTCTTGAGTCGGCGGTGAATACGGCGCAAGCTGAAGCCGAGAAGGCAACGGCGGAAGTTGATGAACTTTCTCGAAAAATCGAAAAGGCGCTTTCGACCTGGTTCTCGAATGTCCGTATGGAAGATGTAGATGCCTTGCTTCTGCAACTCGAAGGAAAACGTGCCGACTGGAAAAAGGCGAAGGATTCGCAGGCGGAAAACGCCAAGAATCTGGATGTGGAGAATTCGACTAAATCGCAGAATCAGAAAAGTCTGGACCAGGCAACTCAAAAGCTGAACGAGGCGGAAAACCTGCAGAAGACCCAACAGGACGAATGGAATAGGCTTATTGCGGAACGCGCAAAGCTTTTCGGCGAAAAGTCCGTAGAAGAGGAACGCAAAAAGGCCCGCGAACAGCGCAATTCCGCTGAAAAACTGGCTGAAACGGCGAGAGGCGAAGAACAGAAGCGTCGCGAAGAAAAGAATGCGCTGGATGTTTCTATCGCAGATTTGAACGACCGTATTGCGAAGGCGAAACCGGAGATGTCGCAGAAACAGGATGCCTTTACGGAGGGGCTTGCTTCTAAGGGCTTCGCTAGCGAAAATGAATTTGCCGCAGCTCGAATCCCCGAAGCGGAACGCAAGAGTCTTCAAGACGAACAGAAAAAGGTCGAAAGTGATTTGACTGCCGCAGAGACCGCTGTCAAGAGCTATGGCGACCAGCAGAAGGCGCTACAGGATAAACGCGATTTCGAAGAATCCGAAGAGGTCGCGAAACAGAAGAGCGAAACTTCGAAGGCGCGTCTTGAAGAATGTAACCAGAATCTTGGTACCTGGACGCAGCAGAAAAAGACCGACGAAAAGGATCGCGAACGTTTCAAGACGTTGCAGGCGGAACGCGACCAGCTCAAGGAAAAGCGGACCGACTGGGAACAGATGCAGCACTGGTTTAACGGTAACAGGCTCGACACGGGTAACGGTGACGTGTTTGTCAAGTTCATCCAGACCATTACCCTGCGCAACCTGCTGAAAATCGCGAACGGCTATCTGCACGATATGTTCCCGCGCTACGAAATGATTGCGGAAAGGGATACGCTGAATATCCAGCTGATCGACCATGACAACAGCGATGCCGTGCGCCCGATCGACAACATTTCCGGCGGTGAAGGTTTCTTGGTGAGTCTTTCGCTTGCGCTGGGCATTTCGACGCTTGCAAGCCGGAACGTGAGAATCGATTCCATGTTCCTGGACGAAGGCTTCGGGACGCTCGACTCCAAGATGTTGCAAGAAACGGTGCTTGTGCTCCAGAAAATGCAACAGGAACGCGGCAAGCTGCTGGGAGTCATTACGCACTTGGACGTTGTTAAGGGCGAACTGGGTGCGCGCATCGATGTGACCCCTCGTGGCGGGCGCAGTGTCCTCAGCGGAGCGGGCGTAAGCTGA
- a CDS encoding carbohydrate-binding protein, whose product MKKFLIATAAFAACTATAFASADTLVLTPPLGWNSWNVFHENINENQIKEVADAMVESGLKDAGYVFLNLDDNWMDTKRDANGDLTHNPKTFPSGMKALADYVHAKGLKFGLYGDRGKRTCHHYNSNWQSESGSNGHEVQDAKKLAEWGVDYWKYDNCDSDPTTQEKDYTAMSNALRNSGRDIVFSICMWEYKDWMPKIANLWRTTFDIGPAWISKSWYRGVYEIIDANNKYWQIAKPGHWNDPDMLEVGNNGLSYEEQRSQMTMWSIMAAPIMISSDIRKMSNETKELYLNKDMIAINQDSLGVQGHRISDVNGKQVWTKPLQNGDIAVALLNNNSSTQTVECNFADIGVEGEVEVRDAWKKKDLGALSHVSVELPAHGSALLRLIVKPVPRGLFKGEAFAIPGKIEMEDFDISGIGQGNTSYNELDSENHSCTDEGKEAECTNYREGTGVDLYKKASGNIVVGHNRAGEWLEYTVNVKKEGDYVMLASVATDNSTAGFTLSVDGKSVAEVPVSGESWSDFVDVKSKVNLPEGEHILRFTVTGDWFDIDYIKFCETETCEDPTAISKVIPAMRTGASATRLVKKGNTLFIEKNGNRFDLTGHRIK is encoded by the coding sequence ATGAAAAAGTTCTTAATTGCCACCGCAGCGTTTGCTGCCTGCACCGCGACGGCTTTCGCCAGTGCCGACACTTTGGTGCTTACACCTCCGCTGGGGTGGAACAGCTGGAATGTGTTCCACGAAAACATCAATGAAAATCAGATTAAGGAAGTCGCCGATGCGATGGTCGAATCCGGCTTGAAGGATGCGGGCTACGTTTTCCTTAACCTGGACGACAACTGGATGGATACCAAGCGCGATGCCAATGGCGACCTTACGCACAACCCGAAGACTTTCCCGAGCGGCATGAAGGCGCTCGCCGATTATGTTCACGCGAAGGGCCTGAAGTTCGGTCTTTACGGTGACCGCGGTAAACGTACCTGCCACCATTACAATAGCAATTGGCAAAGCGAAAGCGGTTCCAATGGCCACGAAGTTCAGGATGCCAAGAAGCTTGCCGAATGGGGCGTTGACTACTGGAAGTACGATAACTGCGACTCTGATCCTACGACCCAGGAAAAAGATTACACCGCGATGTCCAACGCGCTCCGCAATTCCGGACGCGACATTGTGTTCAGCATTTGCATGTGGGAATACAAGGACTGGATGCCCAAAATCGCAAACCTCTGGCGTACCACTTTCGATATCGGCCCCGCATGGATTTCTAAATCCTGGTATCGCGGCGTCTATGAAATTATCGATGCGAACAACAAGTATTGGCAGATTGCAAAGCCAGGTCATTGGAATGACCCGGACATGCTCGAAGTGGGCAACAATGGCCTCTCTTACGAAGAACAGCGCTCTCAGATGACGATGTGGTCAATTATGGCCGCTCCCATCATGATTAGTTCCGATATCCGCAAGATGAGCAACGAAACCAAGGAACTCTACCTGAACAAGGACATGATTGCTATTAATCAGGACTCCTTGGGCGTTCAGGGACACCGTATTTCCGACGTGAACGGCAAACAGGTTTGGACTAAGCCCTTGCAGAATGGTGATATTGCTGTGGCGCTTCTCAACAACAATTCTTCTACTCAGACGGTGGAATGCAACTTTGCTGACATTGGCGTAGAGGGCGAAGTGGAAGTCCGCGATGCCTGGAAAAAGAAGGACCTGGGCGCGCTCTCCCATGTTTCTGTGGAACTCCCGGCACATGGTTCTGCGCTGCTCCGCTTGATTGTCAAGCCGGTTCCTCGCGGACTGTTCAAGGGCGAAGCTTTCGCTATTCCGGGTAAGATTGAGATGGAAGATTTCGACATTAGCGGCATAGGCCAGGGAAACACCAGCTACAATGAGCTTGATTCCGAAAACCATTCCTGCACCGACGAAGGCAAGGAAGCGGAATGCACCAATTACCGCGAAGGTACGGGTGTCGATTTGTATAAGAAGGCATCCGGCAATATTGTGGTGGGGCACAATCGCGCGGGCGAATGGCTCGAATACACCGTGAACGTGAAAAAGGAAGGCGACTACGTGATGCTTGCCTCTGTCGCGACGGATAATTCGACCGCTGGCTTCACGCTTTCTGTCGATGGCAAGTCGGTGGCTGAAGTTCCTGTTTCCGGTGAAAGCTGGAGTGACTTTGTTGACGTAAAGTCGAAAGTGAATCTCCCCGAAGGTGAACACATTCTCCGCTTTACCGTCACCGGCGACTGGTTCGATATCGACTACATCAAGTTCTGCGAAACGGAAACCTGCGAAGACCCGACTGCAATCAGCAAGGTAATTCCCGCTATGCGTACGGGAGCCTCTGCGACGCGCCTTGTCAAGAAGGGCAACACGCTTTTCATCGAGAAAAACGGCAATCGCTTCGACCTGACGGGACATCGCATCAAATAA
- a CDS encoding carbohydrate binding domain-containing protein translates to MFGFKKMGGVVLALTSVALLAGNAFADNINVNGKSRSMNVYAPKNIEKDRPLIIQMHGMNQDANYQQNAAKWEGIADTARIVVVFPNGENKAWDISGDKDINFLKAIINEMYTRYEIDKNRVYVSGFSMGGMMSYHAANKMGDMIAAIAPVSGGGGVNSPKRAMPIMHTHGTSDDVVNYNSTVNTVKSWVSAQKCSSNSQKIKPYPTTKSGSAASLEIWSGCTDNVEVRLLTIEGKGHWYSMDEAVSVNTSVEIWNFVKNYSLDGSSITPPAPAIVVPTNRDEIFNGGFDSSAVAWDLQLHGDGKATGDAKDGKYALDISAIGTQNYQVQLIQHDLHLEKDQWYEISFDASASAARTLEVNVEQHTDPWASYLKEKLNFDIGTESNTYTLKFQMTAATDTNGRLSFNAGAATGTLTLDNVMLKKIDAPEDETDGFVKPLRMNVDGVAQYSVFSMNGTFLGSVSADRVGLHDATKTLVKHPGMYLVKSHNGNVLRLKVK, encoded by the coding sequence ATGTTTGGTTTCAAAAAGATGGGCGGGGTGGTGCTTGCCCTCACAAGTGTTGCGTTGCTTGCGGGCAATGCGTTTGCGGACAACATCAATGTGAACGGGAAGTCTCGTAGCATGAATGTGTACGCCCCTAAGAATATCGAAAAGGACCGCCCGCTCATCATTCAGATGCACGGCATGAATCAGGATGCAAATTACCAGCAGAATGCCGCCAAGTGGGAAGGCATTGCCGACACGGCGCGCATTGTCGTGGTGTTCCCGAATGGCGAAAACAAGGCCTGGGATATTTCCGGCGACAAGGATATCAATTTCCTGAAGGCAATCATCAATGAAATGTATACAAGATACGAAATCGATAAAAATCGTGTATATGTTTCGGGCTTTTCGATGGGCGGCATGATGAGCTACCATGCGGCAAACAAGATGGGCGACATGATTGCGGCCATCGCTCCTGTTTCGGGTGGCGGTGGCGTGAATTCGCCCAAGCGTGCGATGCCGATTATGCATACGCACGGCACGAGCGACGATGTGGTGAATTACAATAGCACCGTGAATACGGTCAAGAGCTGGGTTTCTGCTCAGAAGTGTTCCAGCAATTCTCAGAAGATTAAGCCGTATCCGACGACTAAGTCGGGCTCTGCCGCGTCTCTTGAAATTTGGAGCGGTTGCACCGACAATGTAGAAGTGCGCCTGCTGACAATCGAAGGAAAGGGCCACTGGTATTCCATGGACGAGGCCGTGAGCGTGAACACGAGCGTGGAAATCTGGAACTTTGTGAAGAACTATTCGCTGGATGGTTCGAGCATTACGCCTCCGGCCCCTGCGATTGTGGTGCCGACCAATCGCGATGAAATCTTTAATGGTGGATTTGATTCGAGCGCCGTGGCTTGGGACTTGCAATTGCATGGTGACGGCAAGGCAACGGGTGACGCTAAGGATGGTAAGTACGCTCTCGATATTTCTGCTATCGGTACGCAGAATTACCAGGTGCAGCTGATCCAGCATGACTTGCACCTCGAAAAGGACCAGTGGTACGAAATCAGCTTTGACGCAAGCGCAAGTGCTGCCCGTACGCTTGAAGTCAACGTGGAACAGCATACCGATCCGTGGGCGAGCTACCTCAAGGAAAAGCTGAATTTTGACATCGGAACGGAATCGAATACGTATACGCTCAAGTTCCAGATGACGGCTGCAACCGATACGAATGGCCGCCTGAGCTTTAATGCGGGCGCTGCCACGGGTACGCTCACCTTGGATAACGTGATGCTGAAAAAGATTGATGCTCCCGAAGATGAAACGGATGGCTTTGTAAAACCGCTCCGCATGAATGTTGACGGTGTTGCACAGTACAGTGTGTTTAGCATGAACGGAACATTCCTGGGCAGCGTTTCTGCTGACAGGGTCGGGCTGCATGATGCGACGAAAACGTTGGTGAAACATCCTGGAATGTATTTGGTGAAATCCCACAATGGGAATGTGTTGCGTTTGAAAGTTAAATAG
- a CDS encoding family 43 glycosylhydrolase, with product MGWLKGLGVALVSSCAVYAATVNNPIMYVDSPDPSIVRVDDAYYMVTTTMHFAPGVPVFKSTDLAQWRTVGYAYQILTNNDQQNLNGGKDAYGKGSWASSIRYHKGFFYVLTPSYTTGKTHLYKTADVESGQWSEVQLPFYHDPSLFFDDDGTVWVFYGSGDQISYVQLNDDASGVKAGGKSGKLGGVSINQVTGTSNYYVQQEGSHMEKVNGEYYLFTISWPAGKSRSEIVYRSKSLLSGFSGRYFLSDNGVAQGGIFDTPDGKWYALLFRDSGPVGRMSHLVPMEWKDGWPVPTSGSKAPSTIDLPESPLPGYGMVTSDDFESSELALEWQFNHNPDNKNWSLSANPGYYRITTSRTDSRVVTAKNTLTQRSFGPKSSGRTLVDGTGMKDGDMAGLVALQDDKGFVALAKESGSYKVVMYTGNKDGESLKDSKAISGSKVYLRIDFDLPIDRGTAYFYYSTDGNTWIKIGSDVKLNYDLHMFVGVRWGLFNFATKQAGGYADFDWFKVGTDYKDEIYMDMLQDTTPPTPYKEVAAKLPGRVEAENYDVGRVGKAYYDSDSENRGGAYREEGVDVVGFDCSDEANTKDCKGYALGYTVEGEWMRYTVNFDEAGEYNVRVNMATPSENAGVKLYIDGKAVTDEIIAKQNSENDWSTYSTVTAKTSEIAAGEHALKVEIVGNNVNVDWIELCKGDCSTTGLVQKVRFDAQKSQAYRVYSLNGAFVGAVEAVSAHEAQAKVRSMVSEKGVYFLKSRAGIHRVMVTK from the coding sequence ATGGGATGGCTTAAAGGTTTGGGCGTTGCCCTTGTCAGTTCTTGCGCTGTGTATGCCGCAACTGTCAATAACCCGATCATGTATGTCGATAGTCCGGACCCTTCCATTGTCCGCGTTGACGACGCTTACTATATGGTGACGACGACGATGCATTTTGCGCCGGGTGTTCCCGTTTTCAAGAGTACGGATTTGGCCCAATGGCGCACGGTGGGGTATGCCTACCAGATTCTCACCAACAACGACCAGCAGAACTTGAATGGCGGCAAGGACGCCTACGGTAAGGGCTCTTGGGCTTCGAGCATCCGTTACCACAAGGGATTCTTCTACGTGCTGACCCCGTCCTACACGACAGGCAAGACGCATTTGTACAAAACCGCCGACGTGGAAAGCGGCCAGTGGAGCGAAGTGCAGCTCCCGTTCTATCACGATCCGTCCCTCTTCTTCGATGACGACGGCACCGTTTGGGTGTTCTACGGCAGCGGCGACCAGATTAGCTACGTGCAGTTGAACGACGACGCAAGCGGTGTAAAGGCCGGCGGCAAGAGCGGCAAGCTCGGCGGCGTTAGCATCAACCAGGTGACCGGCACCAGCAACTACTACGTGCAGCAGGAAGGCTCGCACATGGAAAAGGTGAACGGCGAATACTACCTGTTCACGATTTCCTGGCCGGCGGGCAAGAGCCGTAGCGAAATTGTTTACCGTTCCAAGAGCCTGCTCTCCGGATTTAGCGGAAGGTATTTCCTCTCCGATAACGGTGTTGCGCAGGGTGGCATCTTTGATACTCCCGATGGCAAGTGGTATGCCCTCCTGTTCCGCGATTCCGGCCCGGTCGGCCGTATGTCGCACTTGGTCCCGATGGAATGGAAAGACGGCTGGCCGGTTCCGACCAGTGGCTCCAAGGCCCCTTCTACAATTGACTTGCCGGAATCTCCGCTGCCGGGCTACGGCATGGTGACCTCTGACGATTTTGAATCTAGCGAACTTGCTCTCGAATGGCAGTTCAACCATAACCCCGATAACAAGAACTGGAGCCTCTCCGCAAATCCGGGTTATTACCGCATTACCACAAGCCGCACGGATTCTCGCGTAGTGACGGCGAAGAATACCTTGACACAGCGTTCCTTTGGCCCCAAGAGTTCTGGCCGTACGCTTGTTGATGGCACCGGCATGAAGGATGGCGACATGGCAGGCCTTGTTGCCCTGCAAGATGATAAGGGTTTTGTGGCACTTGCAAAGGAAAGCGGCAGCTACAAGGTGGTGATGTACACCGGTAACAAGGACGGCGAAAGCCTGAAGGATAGCAAGGCGATTTCGGGTTCCAAGGTTTACTTGCGTATCGATTTTGATTTGCCGATTGACCGCGGTACCGCATACTTCTATTACAGTACCGATGGCAATACCTGGATAAAGATCGGTAGCGACGTGAAACTCAATTACGACCTGCACATGTTCGTGGGCGTGCGTTGGGGCCTCTTCAACTTCGCGACCAAGCAGGCCGGTGGTTACGCAGACTTTGACTGGTTCAAGGTCGGTACCGACTACAAGGATGAAATTTACATGGACATGCTCCAGGATACGACTCCGCCGACTCCGTACAAGGAAGTCGCTGCAAAGCTCCCGGGTAGGGTGGAAGCCGAAAATTACGACGTGGGTCGCGTGGGCAAGGCCTACTATGACAGCGATAGCGAAAACCGTGGCGGCGCCTACCGTGAAGAAGGCGTGGATGTTGTCGGCTTTGACTGCTCCGATGAAGCAAATACCAAGGACTGCAAGGGATATGCTCTTGGTTATACGGTAGAGGGCGAATGGATGCGTTACACCGTGAACTTTGACGAAGCGGGCGAATACAACGTGCGCGTGAATATGGCGACTCCTTCTGAAAATGCGGGCGTCAAGCTCTACATTGACGGCAAGGCGGTTACGGACGAAATTATCGCCAAGCAGAACTCGGAAAATGACTGGAGCACCTATTCGACGGTGACGGCGAAGACGTCTGAAATCGCTGCTGGCGAACACGCCCTCAAGGTGGAAATTGTCGGTAACAATGTGAACGTCGACTGGATTGAACTTTGCAAGGGCGACTGTTCGACGACGGGCCTTGTGCAGAAGGTGCGTTTCGATGCGCAAAAGTCGCAGGCTTATCGCGTGTATAGCCTGAACGGAGCTTTCGTGGGCGCAGTGGAGGCTGTAAGTGCTCACGAGGCCCAGGCGAAGGTGCGCTCGATGGTTTCTGAAAAGGGCGTTTACTTCTTGAAATCTCGCGCCGGGATTCACCGCGTGATGGTGACGAAGTAG